The region GCATCCTCTACGCGTGGCGCAAGAACATCCTCCGCTGGACCGACTGAACCCGTACTCGACAAGATCGATGGGCTCGACTGCGGTTGGCAAGATCGATGTAGGGTTCGATCGATGTGTGCGCGATGGGTCAGTGAACTGACCGGCGCAGCGGCTGCGGATGGGAGTACCCCTTGACCTTCAAACATCGAGTACGCACGGCCGCCCTCCTCGGAGTCGTGGCCGTGACCGCCCTTCCCGCCACCTCTGTCGCAGCCCGGGACGTGGCACCAGCGTCCCTGGCTGGCGATGCCGCGTCAGTGGAGGTGGTGACCGCAGCTGCCGACCGGGTTCTGCGGGTCTACAACAACAACATCGAGAACCTGGTGACGAACAACTCGGACGGGACGTGCACCCGCATCTCCGGTCCGGACCACCTCACCTCGATGCTGGTGGACGACGCCGGAAAGACCGGGACCACCGGCGTGGCGGCCCCCGACATCCTGATCGTGCAGCAGGTGCGGGGCACCGGGCAGGCTGAGGCGTACGCGGACCAACTGGCGGCCAAGTTCGGCTATCCGGCGGGCACCTACGGGGCGATCGTGGCGTGGAGCGACCCGGAGCCCTGGGGGAGTTCGCACCATTGCAGTTCCCAGGCGCTCGGCGACCTGAAGAAGAAGCAGACCAACGCGATCATCTACAACACCCGGACGCTCAGCCTGGCCGCCGGCGACATCTCGAAATACTGGAGTGCCGGCTGGTTGAAGCCCGGGACGGCCTACAACAACGGGGCCGGATGCACGCTCTACAAGCCGCCGAACAGCGACCCGGACAGCACCGACTACTACAAGTGGAAGCGGACCAGTGCCATCGCGGCACGGTTCACCATCAAGGCGACCGGCACCACGGTGTTCGCCGCGACCATGCACCTGCCGCAGGAGAACCGGCAGAACGCCTGCGCCGGCGCTGGTTACACCGGCATCGCGAACACCGGAATCCACATCGGGGCGGACGCCACCAGCCTGATGAACGCCTCGACGATCCGGGTGGTGGGGATCGACGCGAACCGTACCGGGATCGCGGCCAGCACGCTGAGCGGCTTCGGCATGACCGGCTACGGCACGGCGGCGACGCACGGCTCAAGCAAGATCGATTACTTGTTCATCAAGGGCAGCGTGCAGCCGTCGAGCGTCGGGCACACCGTCACCGGCACCAAGTCGAACCACCGGGCCCTGTACGGCTTCATCACCTACTGACGCCACACCGGTGTGGTCCGGGGCCGGATCTGGACCCGGGCCACACCGGCCGGCGTCGGGGACGGTACGACTACACGGTTGCCATCACGTTCAGAATCCAGTCCCGGCTGTCCGGCACGGTGGCCCAGTAGTCACCGTTGCCCGCGCACGACGAGTCGCCCCAGGAGAGGACGCCCACCTGGTAGCGCAGGCCGTCCACGAGCTTGAACAGCGGCCCGCCGGAGTCGCCGAAGCACACGTTGCCGTTCGCGCCCAGCGTGCGGATGGCCCGGCCGCCGTACAAGTCCAGCTGCCCGTTGATGTGGGTCACCCCCTGGGTCGCCCGCCGCACGATGGGGGCCGGTGTGCAGGACAGGCAGGTACGACCCCAGCCGAAGGCGTACGTGGTGGCTCCCACCGTCGTCGTTGCGGTCGGCAGCCGCACCGACTCGGCGTTCGCCGATCGGTTGAGCTTCAGCATGGCGATGTCGTGGTTGGCGCGCACCCGGGAGGTGGCGACCTGGACGACCCCGCCCCCCGTGTACCAGTGGATACTCTTGACCCGGACGCTGATGCGACTGTCGGCGATCCGGGTGCTGCCGGAGTAGAGGCAGTGCCGGGCGGTGAGAATCCAGTAGTTGCTCACAATGGATCCCGTGCACTGGTAGCCGCCGTCGATCAGCACGGCGGCGAGACCGTCGGCGTCGGTCTGGTTCTCACCCCCGACGATCGGGGCGGGAGCCGCCGCTGCGGGTGCGCCCGCCAGGGGAATGGTCACCAGGAGCGCGGCGAGCACGGCCGCGAGGCGGGCGATGCGCCCACCCCCGGTGCGGTTGCTCCTCGCTGACGTGTCGAACACCGTCGTCAACCAGTTCATCGACCCTCCATCGATCAAATAGATTTTGAAGATTTTCGATTGAACTGATCGTGGCGGACAACCCGGTTTACGGCGCGATCCCAAAAAGATCGAAGAGTGTCGACAGGTCCTGCCGCTACGGCCGCGACTGATCTTCCACATGCCGGGAAGGCGGCTGACCAGGCTTGGCCGACGCGCGCAGGAAACCAGCCCCGTGCCACAATCGGCTCTCAGGGTCGATCACGCCCCCGTCCGTAGACGACGTAGAGGGCGCTCCATGAC is a window of Micromonospora polyrhachis DNA encoding:
- a CDS encoding S1 family peptidase, coding for MNWLTTVFDTSARSNRTGGGRIARLAAVLAALLVTIPLAGAPAAAAPAPIVGGENQTDADGLAAVLIDGGYQCTGSIVSNYWILTARHCLYSGSTRIADSRISVRVKSIHWYTGGGVVQVATSRVRANHDIAMLKLNRSANAESVRLPTATTTVGATTYAFGWGRTCLSCTPAPIVRRATQGVTHINGQLDLYGGRAIRTLGANGNVCFGDSGGPLFKLVDGLRYQVGVLSWGDSSCAGNGDYWATVPDSRDWILNVMATV